ATGAGCATTTAGTTCATTTTACTTTAACTGAATAATCTCTGATGGCAGTGTTTCTAGAAATATGCGCCTCGTTGATTTGTACAAGTTTCTTTTACGCAGGAGATACAGCAGTTCGAGAAGTTTTTGAAGAGACTGGGATAAAATCAGAATTCAGATCCCTCCTGAGTATCCGGCAGCAACACAGCAGTCCGGGAGCTTTTGGGAAGTCAGATATGTATATCATCTGCCGTCTAAAGCCATATTCATTCACCATCAATTTTTGCCAGCACGAATGCGTGAGGTGTGAGTGGATGGATCTTAGTGACCTGGTCAAGACTGAAAATACGACTCCCATCACCAGGAGAGTCGCGAGGCTGCTGCTGTATGGGTACAAAGAAGGATTTGACAAGATTGATTTGACCATGGAAGAGTTGCCAGCAATTTACACAGGCCTGTTTTACAAACTCTATCACAAGGCGCTGCCAGAGAATTACAAGGCTATGAGAGGAATAAACTGAATTCACATTTGCATGTTTACACGGTTTTCAGTTTACATGTTGATTAATACAAACTTTATTAAGAAGTAGTGGACATTTTGAATGATTACGTATCTGACTGCAATCTAATGtgtatggtttttttttaatgaagaaaattTGTTTCTGAATGTGCACACTCTAAAAGCTCCTATTTCAATTAAAGTCAATTTATTAAGCTTTAACAGGCAACAGTAAATGTTAAATAAAGAGTATATATTTCCAAGGATTtatgttgttctttttgtttacTTGGGCAAAGGTTAAATATTTTATGTGATCTAACCAGATAGCCAAACTGTGCAGATGATAGtacacatttcttttcttctcattAACAAATTTCTAAAACTTACTCTTCTTTCACATGAAATGAGATTAGATGCAGCCATTAAGATCAGCTCTTAGCAGACATTGGAAGAAAAAGTATAGCTTTCTGTCCAGGTCCTGTTTTGGGTCCAAGTTTGTACTGCCCCGTTCGTTTCAGTGCCACATACCAACCGGTGTATTTCCTTGACCGGTAAGTATTGTAGTTATTAGATTCCAGTCGTTCAAAAAAGAAACATTCATCTGTTATAAATTTctgaaaaataaaggaagaatTAGTTGTTATTATTATACTTTTCAAAATTAAATATGCATGATATTACCAACCCCATTCTGCCCAACCAACAACAGTATCTTGGTTCAGCAAGGTAGTCAATTAACAAGACTCAATAGGCTACAGTCTCCCGAGATCAGCTCAGTAGGATCCAAAATGGGAGCCAAGCCATCAAGAGGACAGAACTAACATATAGCAAAAGACCAGGGAACACTCATTCTTTAGCCCCTGCAAGAAGAAAAGCCAAGCATTCcggaaaacaagacaaaacactgCCATAACgtcgggacaggatagaactgcccattTCTCTCCCATAAAGCagttgttttccaactactgatcttgcaaATAGCAACTCAATGCATACCTACTACGTCACCAGTGAGAATACCCAAATGGCAAAGAGCCACCCTGGCTCAGACTTGAAACTCCATGAACTTGACTTTCAAGAGTCCTCACAAAAAGGAGCATAAAACTCACATCCCACTCAGAAACATCCAACAGTATAGCTCTGGTT
The Tenrec ecaudatus isolate mTenEca1 chromosome 3, mTenEca1.hap1, whole genome shotgun sequence DNA segment above includes these coding regions:
- the NUDT6 gene encoding nucleoside diphosphate-linked moiety X motif 6 isoform X3, producing MPRIKSESQLKNMWKFPGGLSEPGEDLGDTAVREVFEETGIKSEFRSLLSIRQQHSSPGAFGKSDMYIICRLKPYSFTINFCQHECVRCEWMDLSDLVKTENTTPITRRVARLLLYGYKEGFDKIDLTMEELPAIYTGLFYKLYHKALPENYKAMRGIN